One Pseudoliparis swirei isolate HS2019 ecotype Mariana Trench chromosome 4, NWPU_hadal_v1, whole genome shotgun sequence genomic window carries:
- the LOC130193237 gene encoding zona pellucida sperm-binding protein 3-like produces MKTSCCLVPLLVGVFFSSYYAFPPTDHTLRALSQTQIMGSSQHSLREKAPAAEQQVNTVRVTCHPDSLEIIIDADLFDVGVPVNGDELRLGVEHDDYCRATMSSRDEFRILVGLVDCGTNQRMTGDTLVYTNLLVYSPVASPVGLVRMEEAVIPIECRYERKYSLSSSPLMPTWIPFMSKQAAEQTPEFDLRIMRNDWLYPRSSNVFTLGEPIGIEASVRVGHHTGLRVFVNRCVATLRPDASSEPRYVFVENGCLVDSQLPGSRSHFLSRTRNVELHFTIDAFKFHNEGGELYITCHLDAVRANDAEAPNKACTFVNGRWRSADGNDYLCGYCQRRDEPSSPGKFGPRGFGKPEEPEPLWSGRRTNAVGTREARVGPMIVLPAKKVSKPLVFGSQWRSGINTKKDEQGLLPGSRSTPDEAVVQTLESAQNPDEDGGTGLEDEVDVEVSADEDVEVSALPEKESTEDGAVTSALDGVSPTVQFPVNGTNAAHDTESQNDLSDTNDSQI; encoded by the exons ATGAAGACCTCGTGCTGCTTGGTTCCCCTCCTGGTTGGAGTGTTTTTCAGCTCATATTATGCGTTTCCTCCCACAGATCACACTCTACGTGCTTTGAGTCAAACTCAAATCATGGGGAGCTCCCAACACTCTCTGCGAGAAAAGGCTCCAGCGGCCGAGCAGCAGGTGAATACCGTCCGAGTGACCTGCCACCCGGACTCCTTGGAGATTATTATCGACGCCGACTTGTTTGACGTTGGAGTTCCCGTCAACGGCGATGAATTGCGCCTTGGAGTGGAGCACGATGACTACTGTAGAGCGACGATGTCTTCAAGAGATGAGTTCAGGATCCTCGTTGGACTCGTGGACTGCGGCACCAACCAAAGG ATGACTGGAGACACCCTGGTCTACACCAACCTGCTCGTGTACTCTCCGGTGGCTTCTCCAGTTGGGCTGGTTCGAATGGAAGAGGCTGTAATTCCAATTGAGTGTCGATATGAAAG GAAGTACAGTCTGTCCAGTTCGCCCCTCATGCCCACCTGGATCCCCTTCATGTCCAAACAAGCTGCAGAGCAAACTCCAGAGTTTGACTTGAGAATTATGAGAA ACGACTGGCTCTATCCAAGGAGCTCTAACGTCTTTACCCTCGGCGAGCCCATCGGCATCGAAGCCTCTGTCCGAGTCGGCCATCACACGGGGCTCCGAGTGTTTGTGAACCGCTGTGTGGCGACGCTTCGCCCCGACGCGTCCTCCGAGCCCAGATACGTCTTTGTTGAAAATGG gTGCTTGGTTGACTCTCAGCTCCCAGGCTCCAGGTCTCACTTCTTATCCAGGACGCGGAACGTCGAGCTCCACTTCACCATCGACGCCTTTAAATTTCACAACGAGGGCGGCGAA CTCTACATCACATGCCACCTGGATGCCGTACGAGCCAACGATGCAGAGGCGCCAAATAAGGCGTGCACCTTTGTGAATGGCAG ATGGCGGTCGGCCGACGGGAACGACTATCTGTGTGGCTACTGCCAACGTCGCGATGAGCCGAGCAGCCCCGGCAAGTTTGGTCCTCGTGGGTTTGGGAAGCCGGAGGAACCTGAACCGTTGTGGAGTGGACGGAGAACCAATGCAG TGGGGACACGGGAGGCCAGAGTGGGTCCCATGATTGTCTTGCCAGCCAAGAAGGTCTCCAAACCGTTGGTGTTTGGCAGCCAGTGGAGAAGTGGAATAAATACCAAGAAAG ACGAGCAGGGCCTCCTTCCGGGTTCACGCTCTACGCCCGACGAGGCGGTGGTTCAGACTTTGGAGTCAGCGCAGAATCCAGATGAAGACGGTGGAACGGGTCTAGAAG ATGAAGTTGATGTGGAAGTCTCTGCAGATGAAGATGTGGAAGTCTCCGCTCTTCCAGAAAAGGAGTCGACGGAGGACGGCGCCGTCACGTCGGCCCTCGACGGCGTCAGCCCGACGGTTCAGTTTCCTGTGAATGGGACCAACGCGGCGCATGACACTGAATCACAAAATGACCTTTCAGATACAAATGACTCTCAAATATAA
- the LOC130193239 gene encoding guanylyl cyclase-activating protein 2-like translates to MMVCGLWAVEFQAGHGADVQAIQEMYKRFVTECPSGLLFLHEFKRFFGVDPTGEASDDAENIFRAFDRNESLYRIKKGIKTDMCDPQLSADEVADRILRAVDSDGDGHINLQEFIRGAQGDPWVLNMLQLDMNPAGWVLEQRRGSAHF, encoded by the exons GTGTGCGGCCTGTGGGCGGTTGAGTTCCAGGCCGGCCATGGGGCAGACGTCCAGGCCATTCAGGAGATGTACAAGAGGTTCGTCACCGAGTGCCCGAGTGGACTTCTCTTCCTGCACGAGTTCAAGCGTTTCTTTGGCGTGGACCCGACGGGGGAAGCGTCCGACGACGCCGAGAACATCTTTCGAGCTTTTGACAGAAATGAG AGCCTCTATCGGATAAAGAAAGGCATAAAGACCGACATGTGTGATCCACAACTTTCAGCAGACGAGGTAGCGGATCGAATACTACGGGCCGTGGatagtgatggtgatg GTCATATCAACCTGCAGGAGTTCATCAGAGGCGCACAGGGGGACCCTTGGGTGCTCAACATGTTGCAGCTGGACATGAACCCGGCTGGATGGGTGCTGGAGCAGCGGAGAGGGAGTGCACACTTCTGA